Proteins encoded in a region of the Vicia villosa cultivar HV-30 ecotype Madison, WI linkage group LG5, Vvil1.0, whole genome shotgun sequence genome:
- the LOC131605660 gene encoding histone H4-like: MTLSDLSKDFQSVVQYDLVFNHVLLESHDADSRFAGIYGFKYFPGLFGTFDSGKLPLLRYIYSDPHFNSHSNSNPNPNPKSQFPSISKFLAKMSGRGKGGKGLGKGGAKRHRKVLRDNIQGITKPAIRRLARRGGVKRISGLIYEETRGVLKIFLENVIRDAVTYTEHARRKTVTAMDVVYALKRQGRTLYGFGG, encoded by the exons ATGACTTTGTCCGACCTGAGTAAGGATTTTCAAAG TGTTGTGCAATATGACCTG GTATTCAACCATGTGTTGCTTGAGAGCCATGATGCAGACTCTAGATTTGCTGGCATATATGGTTTTAAGTATTTCCCAGGCTTGTTTGGAACTTTTGACAGTGGCAAG CTCCCACTTCTCCGATACATATACTCCGATCCCCATTTTAATTCCCACTCAAATTcaaatccaaatccaaacccTAAATCTCAATTTCCTTCGATTTCAAAATTTCTCGCGAAAATGTCAGGGCGTGGTAAGGGTGGTAAGGGACTCGGAAAGGGAGGTGCAAAGAGGCACAGGAAGGTTCTCCGTGATAACATCCAAGGTATCACGAAACCAGCTATTCGCCGATTGGCTAGAAGAGGCGGTGTGAAGAGGATCAGTGGTTTGATCTATGAAGAAACCAGAGGAGTTCTCAAGATCTTCTTGGAAAACGTGATTCGCGATGCTGTTACGTACACTGAGCATGCTAGGAGGAAGACTGTTACCGCCATGGATGTTGTTTATGCACTCAAGAGACAGGGAAGGACCTTGTATGGATTCGGTGGTTGA
- the LOC131607656 gene encoding protein BCCIP homolog encodes MPRKPRRHQQLKSWPITFSPFARALAHTVSMPKHRSKSVEDPTPSSASNGSTKHPLEERLEGSESSDGEFDGVVQADFAFFDPKSNDFHGVKTLLQTYLDVEEWDLSGFVDLILEQTTVGTVVKVEDDEDEGVFALATALNLWRYREHKCIVQLKEFLLLKVCKEKRIADQLRLLLGEQARHVGLLVSQRVVNLPPQLLPHLYDSLFNEVSWATEDEPTKDLRNSFKFKHYIILGKIYELKNAEQKRKQSDDSVEAIVYVKPEDEIFHQLCSWSFCFPLRTQQPAPHELKNYRSMGLIMAVEADKMPAFRQELGSLINES; translated from the exons ATGCCTCGAAAGCCTAGAAGGCATCAACAACTCAAATCTTGGCCGATTACATTTTCCCCTTTTGCTCGTGCTCTTGCTCATACTGTTTCTATGCCGAAGCATCGTTCCAAATCCGTCGAGGACCCTACCCCTTCCTCTGCTAGTAATGGATCTACCAAGCATCCTTTAGAAGAGAGATTGGAAGGATCGGAGTCATCTGATGGGGAGTTTGAT GGAGTTGTCCAAGCGGATTTTGCGTTTTTTGATCCTAAATCCAATGATTTCCATGGAGTTAAGACTTTGCTGCAAACTTATTTGGATGTTGAAGAATGGGATTTGAGCGGCTTTGTAGACTTGATTTTGGAACAGACCACTGTAGGGACTGTTGTGAAGGTTGAGGATGACGAGGACGAAGGGGTTTTCGCTCTTGCTACCGCTCTTAATCTATGGAGGTATAGG GAGCATAAATGTATTGTCCAACTCAAGGAATTTCTCCTCCTTAAAGTATGCAAAGAGAAACGCATTGCTGATCAGCTGAGATTACTTTTGGGGGAACAAGCACGTCATGTCGGTCTCCTGGTATCACAGCGTGTGGTGAACCTTCCACCTCAGCTTTTACCGCATCTCTATGATTCTCTTTTCAATGAAGTGTCGTGGGCCACAGAAGATGAG CCAACAAAGGACCTCCGAAATTCCTTCAAGTTTAAGCATTATATAATACTTGGCAAAATTTACGAG CTCAAGAATGCAGAACAAAAAAGAAAACAGAGCGATGACAGTGTTGAGGCGATAGTATATGTTAAGCCCGAGGATGAAATTTTTCACCAG CTATGTTCGTGGTCCTTCTGTTTTCCTTTGCGCACCCAGCAGCCCGCTCCCCACGAG CTAAAGAATTACAGATCAATGGGATTAATCATGGCCGTTGAGGCAGACAAAATGCCAGCATTTCGTCAAGAATTAGGTTCTTTAATAAATGAAAGCTGA